From the Fusarium oxysporum Fo47 chromosome X, complete sequence genome, the window CCTTCTCCAGCGATCAGAACGTTGTCCTTTGTAGACCCAGTGCTGCTCTCCGTCAGCCATGTAATAGATCCATATGTTGCTTAGTCCGTCCGTTGCTGCGAAGTAGCTCGAGTCGGGACTGAAAGCACCAGCCCAGTTCTGCCCCTCGGTCTTGAATCTGTACTTTTGCTCTCCTGTAGTAGCATCCCAAATACGAATAGACTCGTCCCATGACACAGAAGCAAAGACTGATTCATCAGGGCTCCATCCTGTCCACATGACTGCATCGGTATGGCCCTTCAGGAGCAGCCCCTTGGAAAGATCGTCCGAGGAAACGATCTGAATATCCCATGGATCATTCCCATTCGAGATAGGTGACTCTCCAGGCAAATATGTCATCCAATTTCCCGAAGGGCTGAAAATTTGAGACTCATGAGCTGAGTGTAGTCGGCCTTCTATGGTCACTTTACTCGCCGCGATGTGCTTAGAGACGGTGCGACTGACAGCAGGTCCGACAGTTCGCTCTAGATGGCGGAGTTCGTCTTTGCTCAGATTGATACCGGCTTCGGCTAACTTGTCTGCAGCAGCTGAAAGAGCGGCTTGACTGGCATTTCGTAACTGATCGTCACCCAGTCTCGGTGCCGACCTTTCTTCTTCGATGTTCCACAGAATGATCGTGGGCGGTTCAGTATGCCCCAAATCGTCGTATATCTGCTCTTCACACGAGACCAGCACATCCGAGCGGCCAGACCTGAACGCAAGGGTATCAACTTTGTTTGTATGACCCCTCAGAACTGCAATAGTATCCCAGCTCTGGGTATCGAGGATATGGATGACATGGTCGATTCCAAGAGCAAGATACTTTCCATTGCTGCTCACAGAACCAATATGAGGCTGCCTTTTGAAGGtaatcttcttgatctcatcat encodes:
- a CDS encoding WD40-repeat-containing domain protein, with the protein product MPGYSSDQLLKDWLYAVKQDFTTSQGNPFPYAENGKQQWDDEIKKITFKRQPHIGSVSSNGKYLALGIDHVIHILDTQSWDTIAVLRGHTNKVDTLAFRSGRSDVLVSCEEQIYDDLGHTEPPTIILWNIEEERSAPRLGDDQLRNASQAALSAAADKLAEAGINLSKDELRHLERTVGPAVSRTVSKHIAASKVTIEGRLHSAHESQIFSPSGNWMTYLPGESPISNGNDPWDIQIVSSDDLSKGLLLKGHTDAVMWTGWSPDESVFASVSWDESIRIWDATTGEQKYRFKTEGQNWAGAFSPDSSYFAATDGLSNIWIYYMADGEQHWVYKGQRSDRWRRTLAWHPTNPWLAVGGESSGELLLLDVSEKKLLQKRLFSTDACTVDKESRDMMRDFVGTLEVRFFDDGNKLAVWTFGDWSIEVYDLKQEVKWRFARGGTEDGPNAGKWRNEHGKVTSKGGYEMVAWEDHSKCSLFLASIDFDAVRLWEVPLTT